The following proteins are co-located in the Candidatus Paceibacterota bacterium genome:
- a CDS encoding site-specific DNA-methyltransferase, whose protein sequence is MKKSPNLIKAGDIFRLGDHVIACGDSRDKEFVARVIGKHKIKAVISDPPYGVAVAESKQNFKALLKDKKIENDHLQSDEEYKKFTEDWLGAVTPHLERKNAIYIFNSDKMIFALRDGMKSIGCKFAQLIVWVKTQAVVGRMDYAPMHELIAYGWYGTHEFLKSKDKSVIVHPKPTKSPLHPTTKPVPLIRHLILNSTRIGDVVYDCFLGSGTCLLACEQTKRICIGIELDAEYVQTAIHRWEKLSGLTAIKI, encoded by the coding sequence ATGAAAAAGTCACCAAACTTAATTAAGGCTGGAGATATCTTTCGACTTGGAGATCACGTTATCGCTTGTGGCGATTCGAGAGACAAGGAATTTGTAGCGAGAGTCATCGGCAAGCACAAAATCAAAGCCGTCATTTCCGATCCTCCATATGGAGTGGCAGTTGCCGAGAGCAAACAAAACTTCAAAGCATTGCTTAAAGACAAGAAGATCGAGAATGATCATCTGCAAAGCGACGAGGAATATAAAAAGTTCACTGAAGATTGGCTTGGTGCTGTGACTCCGCATCTCGAAAGGAAGAACGCCATCTACATCTTCAATTCAGACAAGATGATCTTTGCATTGCGTGACGGAATGAAATCAATCGGATGCAAATTCGCACAGCTCATCGTCTGGGTGAAGACTCAGGCGGTTGTCGGACGAATGGATTATGCACCGATGCATGAACTCATCGCATATGGGTGGTACGGAACGCACGAATTTCTGAAGTCGAAAGACAAATCAGTCATCGTGCATCCTAAGCCAACTAAAAGCCCCCTTCATCCCACGACAAAGCCTGTGCCGCTCATCAGGCATTTGATTCTCAACAGCACTCGCATTGGCGATGTTGTCTATGACTGTTTCCTCGGCTCGGGAACGTGCCTTCTTGCGTGCGAACAGACGAAAAGAATCTGCATTGGAATCGAGCTTGATGCCGAATATGTGCAGACAGCCATACATCGCTGGGAAAAATTATCAGGACTAACCGCAATAAAGATATGA
- a CDS encoding phBC6A51 family helix-turn-helix protein, translated as MKRTSTIRRNTAEKKVLLEQLRKIPIVQIACERADIGRTTYYRWRREDEKFKKLADEAMQDGEEMINDLSESQLITLIKEKNFSAIQLWLRQHHPKYRTKVELTAKIEDESLTPEEENLVRKALGIDDHA; from the coding sequence ATGAAAAGAACATCAACCATTCGCAGAAATACTGCCGAGAAGAAAGTACTTCTCGAACAGCTTAGAAAAATACCTATCGTGCAAATTGCCTGCGAGCGAGCAGACATCGGGCGCACCACGTACTACCGATGGCGACGCGAGGATGAGAAGTTCAAGAAATTGGCAGACGAAGCGATGCAGGATGGCGAGGAGATGATCAACGACTTGAGCGAATCGCAACTGATTACCCTCATCAAGGAAAAGAACTTCTCTGCGATTCAGCTCTGGCTAAGGCAACACCATCCGAAGTACCGGACAAAGGTCGAACTTACTGCAAAGATCGAGGACGAGTCTCTCACTCCCGAAGAAGAAAACCTCGTTAGAAAAGCCTTAGGAATAGACGACCATGCATAA
- a CDS encoding cupredoxin domain-containing protein: protein MNKTASIIITFALVVGLGIVFLGGSKSKEANTTASTQAAQNVEIRDGVQYITIDAKAGYSPKISTAKANIPTKLIVKTNGTYDCSASLAIRSIGYQKILPQTGEETIDIGTPKAGEPLQGVCGMGMYNFLINFS from the coding sequence ATGAACAAAACCGCTTCCATCATTATCACATTCGCCCTTGTCGTCGGTCTCGGCATCGTTTTTCTCGGTGGATCAAAGTCGAAGGAGGCTAATACAACTGCCTCTACGCAAGCGGCCCAAAACGTTGAGATACGAGATGGTGTTCAGTACATCACGATTGATGCGAAGGCGGGTTATTCTCCAAAAATCTCTACGGCCAAAGCCAATATCCCGACAAAGCTCATCGTGAAGACCAACGGCACCTATGACTGTTCGGCCTCACTTGCGATTCGCTCAATTGGCTACCAGAAGATTCTTCCGCAGACAGGAGAAGAAACGATTGACATTGGAACTCCGAAAGCTGGAGAGCCTTTGCAGGGAGTGTGCGGTATGGGAATGTATAACTTTTTGATCAATTTCAGTTAG
- a CDS encoding sulfite exporter TauE/SafE family protein yields the protein MKTLTFHVSGTHCASCKILIEDILGEEDFIKKSVVDLKKETVTIETDSDQNPELMAKELTEKIKKNGYMLSVEKKVAEKKQDDVIWKAIPIGLAFLILFFILQKSGILNLGIGGTTTPATSFVIGLIASISSCLAVVGGLILSLSAKVAQDESTKTSKKQFVLFHGGRLFGFAILGGVLGLVGQAIGVSFTFSAILGLIASTVMILLGLNLVGIIKKNKVSLPTGIFAYFRKVEHSTFAPILIGIGTFFLPCGFTQAMQVAALSSGSFMSGLLIMLSFALGTLPMLALLSFGSVSFAHSKHAPLFFKSAGIVVIGLGIFALLAGLAGLGIIRPLFNI from the coding sequence ATGAAGACACTTACATTCCACGTTTCCGGTACCCATTGCGCCTCATGCAAGATTCTTATTGAGGATATTTTGGGCGAGGAGGATTTCATCAAGAAGTCGGTAGTTGATCTCAAAAAAGAGACAGTCACCATCGAGACCGATAGCGATCAAAACCCTGAACTGATGGCAAAAGAGCTTACAGAGAAGATCAAAAAGAACGGCTACATGCTCTCGGTAGAGAAAAAGGTAGCTGAGAAAAAACAGGACGATGTGATTTGGAAAGCGATACCAATTGGACTAGCATTTCTGATCTTGTTTTTCATTCTGCAAAAATCAGGCATCTTGAATCTCGGCATCGGCGGTACAACAACTCCGGCTACAAGTTTCGTCATCGGACTCATCGCATCGATATCAAGTTGCCTCGCCGTGGTCGGTGGTCTGATCCTTTCTCTTTCGGCGAAAGTCGCACAGGACGAAAGTACCAAAACAAGCAAGAAACAATTTGTTCTCTTCCACGGTGGACGACTTTTCGGATTCGCAATTCTCGGAGGTGTGCTCGGTCTTGTCGGTCAGGCAATCGGAGTGAGCTTTACGTTTTCAGCGATTCTCGGACTCATCGCATCAACCGTGATGATATTGCTCGGACTCAATCTTGTAGGCATCATCAAGAAAAATAAAGTCTCATTGCCGACTGGTATATTTGCTTACTTCAGGAAAGTGGAGCACTCGACCTTCGCTCCTATCCTTATCGGCATCGGCACATTCTTCCTGCCATGTGGATTCACCCAAGCAATGCAGGTCGCCGCGCTCTCTAGCGGATCGTTTATGTCGGGACTTTTGATTATGCTGTCGTTCGCCCTTGGAACCCTGCCGATGCTTGCGCTCCTTTCCTTCGGCTCAGTGTCTTTCGCTCATTCGAAACATGCACCGCTGTTCTTTAAGTCAGCAGGCATCGTCGTGATTGGTCTCGGTATCTTTGCACTTCTCGCTGGTCTTGCGGGATTGGGCATCATCCGTCCTTTATTCAACATCTAA
- a CDS encoding heavy metal translocating P-type ATPase, whose product MAENIYKVKGMHCASCVSLIQSKVAKVSGVESVSVGLSSEKAKVVFKDKEVGLNELNSAITPFGYSFEDTTKSAAEMNMSPMDHARMNHGGDEKKMAFEMKFIIPMVIFSFVMMIWDVLAKNGVVPEMSETIYEGFHHLMPIFASFVLFGIGRRYIRATWIFLKTGVASMDTLVGISTIVAFIYSFAVTAFEKPLSAFLDVSSNFYDVVIIVIGLIALGQFLEARAKRKTNEALQKLAELSSKSALVERDGKEVEVPIEKVEIGDIVIIKPNERVPIDGRIISGNTSIDESNLTGESVPVDKMSGDMVFAGTQNFQGIIKIKVEKDSKDTALAHIIQIVEGAQNSKAPIERIADKISGVFVYVVIVLAVITFASWLIFAPGTFGFAKALALAISSTMAVLVIACPCSLGLATPTAIITGVGTGARRGILIKNAESLEKLAKVQAIVFDKTGTLTENKLSIEGIFCQDKNHVCDEEDKRFKQSIAYSMTKSSRHPVSQSVAVWLGESKAKKVEMKNIQEVPGKGVTAEFDGNTYYLGSIGYISEIIGRSEQKIRDDFHEDRFKNGRELYLSDSENVLSLIKIHDTIKSTAAQEIAKLKSLGLKIIMATGDNKKTGESVAKELGIDEVFAEVKPEDKLKIIKDLQAKGLKVAMIGDGVNDSPALAQADVAISMSDGSDIAIESSDIVLLNGDIGKVAEAVNLAKKTNRTVWQNLIWSFGYNSVGIPVAAGILFPFYGWTLSPAIAGAIMAFESVTVVANSLRLKNAKL is encoded by the coding sequence ATGGCAGAAAATATTTACAAAGTAAAAGGAATGCACTGCGCGAGCTGTGTCTCACTCATTCAAAGCAAAGTGGCTAAAGTTTCCGGTGTAGAATCAGTCTCTGTCGGACTTTCTAGCGAGAAAGCCAAGGTTGTTTTTAAGGATAAAGAAGTGGGTCTTAATGAATTAAACTCCGCAATTACCCCATTTGGATATTCGTTTGAAGATACTACAAAATCGGCAGCTGAAATGAACATGTCGCCTATGGATCATGCTCGCATGAATCATGGCGGTGATGAAAAGAAAATGGCTTTTGAAATGAAGTTCATCATTCCAATGGTCATCTTCTCGTTCGTAATGATGATTTGGGATGTGCTTGCAAAGAATGGCGTAGTACCGGAGATGTCAGAAACGATTTATGAAGGATTCCATCACCTTATGCCGATCTTCGCCTCATTCGTACTCTTTGGCATCGGGCGTAGATATATCCGCGCCACATGGATTTTCCTAAAGACGGGTGTGGCAAGCATGGATACTCTTGTCGGGATTTCCACCATTGTTGCCTTTATATATTCCTTTGCTGTCACGGCTTTTGAAAAACCTTTGTCTGCTTTTTTAGATGTAAGTTCAAACTTTTATGATGTAGTCATTATCGTCATCGGTCTTATCGCACTCGGCCAGTTCCTCGAAGCTCGGGCAAAAAGAAAGACAAATGAGGCGCTCCAAAAACTCGCGGAGCTTTCAAGCAAGTCTGCTTTGGTAGAACGTGACGGCAAGGAAGTTGAGGTACCGATTGAAAAAGTCGAGATCGGCGATATCGTTATTATCAAGCCCAATGAACGAGTGCCTATCGACGGCCGGATTATAAGCGGAAACACTAGTATTGATGAATCGAATCTGACCGGAGAGTCCGTGCCTGTCGATAAGATGTCAGGCGACATGGTGTTTGCTGGAACGCAAAACTTTCAAGGAATAATCAAAATTAAGGTAGAGAAGGATAGCAAGGATACCGCCCTCGCACATATCATCCAGATTGTTGAGGGTGCACAAAATTCCAAGGCTCCGATTGAGCGAATTGCGGATAAGATCTCGGGTGTATTCGTGTATGTCGTGATCGTCCTCGCGGTCATCACCTTCGCCTCATGGCTCATATTCGCTCCTGGCACGTTCGGATTTGCCAAGGCGCTCGCACTGGCGATCTCTTCGACAATGGCGGTCCTTGTCATTGCTTGTCCATGCTCACTTGGTCTTGCAACGCCAACAGCAATCATCACTGGTGTGGGTACAGGAGCTCGCCGAGGTATTCTTATCAAGAATGCGGAGAGTCTTGAAAAATTAGCAAAGGTGCAAGCAATCGTGTTCGACAAGACTGGCACACTTACGGAAAACAAGCTGTCGATCGAAGGGATTTTTTGTCAGGATAAAAATCATGTGTGCGATGAAGAAGATAAGAGATTCAAACAATCTATTGCGTACTCCATGACTAAATCATCGAGGCATCCGGTATCACAAAGTGTAGCGGTGTGGCTCGGAGAATCTAAGGCAAAAAAGGTCGAAATGAAGAATATCCAAGAGGTGCCTGGCAAAGGCGTAACCGCAGAATTTGACGGCAATACATATTACTTGGGTTCAATTGGATATATTTCGGAGATTATAGGACGTTCAGAGCAAAAAATCAGAGATGACTTCCATGAGGATCGGTTCAAGAACGGACGGGAGCTATACCTTTCCGATTCAGAGAACGTACTCTCGCTTATTAAAATTCACGACACCATAAAGTCTACGGCGGCACAGGAGATTGCAAAGTTAAAATCGCTTGGTCTCAAAATCATTATGGCTACCGGCGACAATAAAAAGACCGGTGAATCGGTTGCAAAAGAGCTTGGTATCGACGAAGTGTTCGCAGAGGTAAAGCCCGAGGATAAGCTCAAGATTATTAAAGATCTGCAAGCCAAGGGCCTTAAGGTGGCAATGATCGGCGATGGCGTGAACGATTCACCTGCGCTCGCACAGGCGGATGTAGCAATTTCGATGAGCGACGGATCGGACATCGCAATTGAAAGCTCTGACATTGTGCTACTCAACGGGGATATCGGAAAGGTCGCGGAGGCGGTAAACCTCGCAAAGAAAACAAACCGAACAGTCTGGCAGAATCTCATCTGGTCGTTCGGCTACAATTCGGTCGGTATTCCGGTCGCGGCAGGTATCTTGTTCCCGTTTTACGGATGGACACTGAGTCCTGCGATCGCAGGAGCAATAATGGCGTTTGAGAGTGTTACGGTCGTGGCAAACTCGCTAAGACTTAAGAATGCAAAATTATAA
- a CDS encoding metal-sensitive transcriptional regulator, producing the protein MKYMDDKNKAKVVRRLKLLEGQVRGLQKMVENDTYCIDVITQTSAVKQGLSNVEDMLLENHLDHCVHHQMHSGQTKKAKEEIIRVYKLKRK; encoded by the coding sequence ATGAAATACATGGATGACAAAAATAAGGCGAAAGTAGTCCGCCGTCTCAAACTTTTAGAAGGTCAGGTTAGAGGACTTCAGAAAATGGTTGAAAACGATACCTACTGTATTGATGTGATTACCCAAACATCGGCAGTCAAGCAGGGTCTGTCCAACGTCGAAGACATGCTCCTCGAAAACCATCTGGATCACTGTGTACATCATCAGATGCACTCTGGTCAGACTAAAAAAGCAAAGGAAGAAATTATCAGGGTATATAAGCTCAAACGAAAATAA
- a CDS encoding recombinase family protein translates to MTKIQTLEPLGTAAKVASPIRVKYCLYARKSSESEERQVLSIDSQIKEMLQLAEREGLEIVNMKRESHSAKETGQRPVFNEIVDEIKQGKFNGILTWAPDRISRNAGDLGKIVDLMDAGKLHEIRTFGQSFRNNPNEKFLLMILGSQAKLENDNRGINVKRGLRTRVEMGLWPGMAPLGYLNQKLMDKKCRIVIDPERAPIVKQMFEKVAFDLWSGRKVYNWLRFELNFHTRGNRPLTLSGVYRMLQMPIYYGPFEYPKNSGNWYQGTHEPLITEELFKKVQEQLKRDKIVRENREFAFTKLFTCGMCGSGITAQEKYKELKDGTNAKYVYYSCSKARDRNCKNKYIREEELIEELFKIIDKLNMNELGMRMKLEEEIKRFNRLQRLATKGKPKMQIDEDDIATREYAKYVLREGTPLEKRGLMGHLRSRLVLNDKKISLIEE, encoded by the coding sequence ATGACAAAAATACAAACATTAGAGCCATTAGGGACTGCGGCCAAAGTAGCAAGCCCCATAAGGGTGAAATACTGCCTTTATGCAAGAAAGTCGTCAGAGTCAGAGGAAAGACAGGTTTTGAGCATCGACAGCCAGATCAAGGAAATGCTCCAACTGGCTGAAAGAGAGGGGCTTGAGATCGTGAACATGAAGCGTGAATCGCACTCGGCTAAGGAGACTGGGCAACGACCAGTCTTCAACGAAATCGTGGATGAGATCAAGCAAGGCAAGTTCAATGGGATTTTGACGTGGGCACCTGACCGTATCTCAAGAAACGCAGGCGACCTCGGAAAGATCGTGGACTTGATGGATGCGGGAAAGCTCCATGAGATACGCACTTTCGGGCAGAGCTTCCGTAACAATCCGAACGAGAAGTTTCTCCTGATGATTCTCGGGTCACAAGCGAAGCTCGAAAACGATAATCGAGGCATCAATGTGAAGCGAGGGTTGCGAACGCGAGTGGAGATGGGATTGTGGCCAGGAATGGCACCGCTCGGATATTTGAATCAAAAGTTGATGGACAAGAAATGTCGGATAGTAATTGATCCCGAACGCGCACCGATCGTAAAGCAGATGTTCGAGAAAGTGGCATTTGATCTCTGGTCTGGTCGCAAGGTATACAACTGGCTCCGATTCGAGCTTAATTTCCACACCAGAGGAAATAGACCACTAACACTCTCTGGTGTGTACCGAATGCTTCAAATGCCGATTTATTACGGACCCTTTGAGTATCCGAAGAATAGCGGCAACTGGTATCAAGGAACGCATGAGCCATTGATCACCGAAGAATTATTCAAGAAAGTGCAGGAACAACTGAAGCGAGACAAAATCGTGCGCGAGAACAGAGAGTTTGCCTTCACCAAACTCTTCACTTGCGGCATGTGCGGATCGGGCATCACGGCGCAGGAAAAGTACAAGGAACTCAAGGACGGCACGAATGCGAAATACGTCTACTACTCCTGCTCGAAAGCGAGAGACAGGAACTGCAAGAACAAATACATTCGTGAGGAAGAATTGATTGAGGAATTGTTTAAGATCATCGACAAGCTGAACATGAATGAACTCGGAATGCGGATGAAGCTCGAAGAAGAAATAAAGCGATTCAATCGATTGCAGAGACTTGCAACTAAGGGCAAACCAAAGATGCAGATCGATGAGGACGATATTGCCACGCGCGAGTATGCGAAATACGTCCTGCGCGAGGGTACGCCGTTAGAGAAGCGAGGGCTGATGGGGCACCTGAGATCGAGGCTTGTGCTAAATGACAAGAAAATTAGCCTGATTGAAGAATAA
- the avd gene encoding diversity-generating retroelement protein Avd codes for MNDLDIPIFKKSYDLYKDFYNLRLTVPKQDRYTLWQKCESLLIDVLEGIIFASQQSKSEKLPTLEKTSVKLNFLRVCIRLMKDVKAIDAKKYIIIEANLDEIGRMLGGWIKSTKDR; via the coding sequence ATGAATGACTTAGACATACCGATTTTCAAGAAAAGTTATGACCTCTACAAAGATTTCTATAATCTTCGTCTTACTGTACCCAAGCAAGACCGCTATACGCTCTGGCAAAAGTGCGAAAGCCTTCTTATTGATGTACTGGAAGGTATTATTTTCGCAAGTCAGCAGTCCAAGTCCGAGAAGTTACCGACTTTGGAGAAGACGAGCGTTAAACTTAATTTCCTGCGAGTCTGCATTCGCCTGATGAAAGACGTCAAAGCGATTGATGCTAAGAAATATATCATCATCGAAGCCAATCTCGACGAAATAGGGAGAATGCTCGGAGGGTGGATAAAGTCAACGAAGGATCGTTAA
- a CDS encoding reverse transcriptase domain-containing protein, translating to MKIYKDLYWSIISPQSLFRAWEVFKSDKRNKPDVSEFELHIEQNIFDLYRDLKNETYRHGPYKGFWIHDPKIRRIHKAVVRDRVLHHATFSVLNKIFEPTFINDSYSCRIGKGTHKGVEKVADMLRTASKNNTRQCYALKCDVRKFFDSVDHQVLKDILGRKIKDQKTISLLKEVIESYEKSGTCERERERESKTLPLFTTNTNKGVPIGNLTSQIFANIYMNEFDQFVKHGLRVKNYARYTDDFMIISEDKEYLENLLPKLQDFLREKLKLELHPNKISVRKFHEGIDFLGYVIFPHYKLLRAKTKKRVLRNVRKKMACYQKGLIPENHLHQSMQSYLGVLSHANTYELTENLKNQYWFWMKE from the coding sequence ATGAAAATTTATAAGGATTTATATTGGTCGATAATTTCTCCCCAATCTCTATTCAGAGCTTGGGAAGTATTTAAGTCCGACAAAAGGAATAAACCTGACGTTTCCGAGTTTGAACTCCACATCGAGCAGAATATTTTTGATCTGTACCGCGATCTGAAGAATGAGACGTATCGACACGGGCCATATAAAGGATTCTGGATACACGATCCGAAGATCAGGCGCATACATAAGGCGGTTGTCCGAGATCGGGTGCTCCATCACGCGACCTTTTCGGTGCTGAACAAAATATTTGAGCCGACTTTTATCAATGACTCGTATTCGTGCCGTATCGGCAAAGGCACTCACAAAGGCGTGGAGAAAGTTGCTGATATGCTTCGTACAGCGAGCAAGAATAATACCCGCCAATGCTATGCACTCAAATGCGATGTGAGGAAATTCTTTGACTCTGTTGACCACCAAGTGTTGAAAGACATCCTTGGTAGGAAAATCAAGGATCAAAAGACTATTTCTCTTCTGAAAGAGGTTATTGAGAGCTACGAGAAAAGCGGCACTTGCGAGAGAGAGAGAGAGAGAGAGAGTAAAACGCTGCCGCTTTTTACTACAAATACCAACAAAGGGGTGCCCATCGGCAACCTGACTTCGCAGATTTTCGCCAATATTTACATGAATGAGTTTGACCAGTTCGTTAAGCATGGGCTTCGGGTGAAAAATTACGCGCGTTACACCGACGATTTTATGATTATATCAGAGGACAAAGAATATCTCGAAAATTTACTGCCAAAATTGCAAGACTTTTTGAGAGAAAAACTGAAACTCGAACTGCATCCGAACAAGATATCTGTTCGTAAATTTCACGAAGGCATAGACTTCCTCGGGTATGTCATATTCCCGCATTATAAGCTCCTTAGAGCGAAAACCAAAAAGAGGGTTCTGAGAAATGTACGCAAGAAGATGGCTTGCTACCAAAAAGGATTAATTCCTGAAAATCACTTACATCAAAGCATGCAGTCATATCTTGGCGTTTTGTCTCACGCGAATACCTACGAGCTGACGGAGAATTTGAAGAATCAGTATTGGTTTTGGATGAAAGAGTAA
- a CDS encoding peptidoglycan-binding domain-containing protein, with amino-acid sequence MRKFSFFMLFTTSLFFGVSVIPVQATTCLDLPYDLAQGDRDAATGGRVTLLQNYLYSVGYLSATPNGNFGPATYAAVKQFQSVSGISMTGNVGPLTRVALKIKTCASAPTAPATPSVPTSPSAPSQTQPNISVTLPASGETLKLGAQYTIRFAAQTSGPYNLILEDATGTRFGYIVPGTYSKEYVWTVGSVIDASQPSGRTIVPPGTYRVHAEGPSGSEASDRLSGVFTISTDLIVTDFMPRTATIGSGASIAVFGAGFTSASAVSLYGYGTIPALYVSPDGKILIFEAPSATYPGSRLISVVNSYGSSNTSVESNQLSMTLMR; translated from the coding sequence ATGAGAAAATTTAGCTTTTTCATGCTCTTTACGACGAGTCTGTTTTTTGGCGTTTCCGTCATTCCTGTCCAGGCGACTACATGCCTCGACCTCCCGTACGACCTTGCCCAGGGCGACAGAGATGCCGCGACGGGCGGCCGCGTGACGCTTTTGCAGAATTATCTGTATTCCGTCGGATATCTTTCAGCGACGCCGAACGGTAACTTCGGCCCGGCGACGTATGCCGCGGTCAAGCAATTCCAGTCTGTCTCAGGCATATCGATGACGGGCAACGTCGGACCCCTGACCCGCGTGGCGCTCAAGATTAAGACTTGTGCCTCTGCGCCGACGGCCCCTGCGACGCCGAGCGTTCCGACCTCGCCATCCGCTCCGTCTCAAACTCAACCTAATATCAGCGTAACCCTGCCGGCGTCAGGCGAGACTTTGAAGCTCGGCGCGCAATATACGATCAGGTTCGCGGCGCAGACGTCAGGTCCCTATAACTTGATCCTCGAAGACGCGACGGGTACGCGCTTCGGCTATATCGTTCCGGGAACGTATAGCAAGGAATATGTCTGGACCGTCGGAAGCGTCATAGACGCGTCGCAGCCTTCAGGTCGGACGATCGTCCCGCCGGGCACGTACCGCGTTCATGCCGAAGGCCCGTCCGGTTCAGAGGCTTCCGACAGATTGAGCGGCGTCTTCACTATTTCCACCGACCTTATCGTCACTGATTTCATGCCGAGAACGGCGACGATCGGCTCCGGCGCGTCCATCGCCGTATTCGGAGCAGGGTTCACATCCGCTTCCGCGGTGTCGCTCTACGGATACGGCACCATACCAGCGCTCTATGTCTCTCCTGACGGCAAGATACTCATATTCGAAGCGCCTTCGGCGACGTATCCGGGTTCGCGGCTCATCTCTGTCGTGAATAGCTACGGCTCGTCGAATACATCGGTCGAAAGCAACCAGCTCTCGATGACGCTTATGCGCTAG
- a CDS encoding M23 family metallopeptidase, which translates to MRTFLSKALKGAVIAGSFAIALPVWAYAANIVVLPEAPIQGDPIMVYVEGTTTLKSMAFTGSALKPFIYKNRPTAIYGFDINKKAGVYKVSATLSDGTVLEKNILVDERKKPVLTFTIPAKLGGTTTASQKTLVSALAIENASLVGLKTGTKAYWTDSFQHPVPNPIVTDGYGYDRDTGEATVTHKGTDFRAAEGTPVEAINRGVVRRVQETRDYGKTVIVDHGLGLMSFYMHLSKIWVNEGELVQRGQYVGLSGQTGYALAPHLHLTIRQDDISIDPAVFLKLFE; encoded by the coding sequence GTGAGGACTTTTCTTTCAAAAGCGCTCAAAGGAGCGGTCATAGCCGGTTCATTCGCCATAGCTTTGCCTGTATGGGCATACGCGGCGAATATCGTCGTCCTTCCTGAAGCTCCCATCCAGGGCGACCCGATCATGGTATATGTCGAAGGCACGACCACGCTTAAATCCATGGCATTCACCGGTTCGGCGCTTAAACCTTTTATATATAAGAACAGGCCGACGGCGATATATGGATTCGATATAAATAAGAAGGCGGGGGTGTACAAAGTCTCGGCGACCCTGTCCGATGGCACGGTTTTGGAGAAAAATATCCTCGTAGACGAAAGGAAAAAGCCTGTCTTGACCTTCACCATCCCCGCGAAGCTCGGCGGTACGACGACGGCGAGCCAAAAGACGCTCGTAAGCGCGCTGGCGATCGAGAACGCGAGCCTTGTCGGTCTCAAAACCGGCACCAAGGCATACTGGACCGACTCTTTTCAACATCCCGTGCCGAATCCGATCGTGACCGACGGATACGGATATGATCGCGATACGGGCGAAGCGACCGTAACGCACAAAGGCACCGACTTCCGCGCGGCCGAAGGCACGCCCGTCGAAGCGATCAACCGAGGCGTGGTCCGCCGCGTTCAGGAGACTCGCGATTACGGCAAGACCGTCATCGTCGATCATGGGCTCGGCCTCATGAGCTTCTATATGCATCTCTCGAAGATATGGGTGAACGAAGGCGAATTGGTCCAACGCGGCCAGTATGTCGGCCTCTCCGGCCAGACGGGATACGCTCTCGCTCCGCACCTGCATCTGACCATCCGCCAGGACGATATATCCATCGATCCGGCGGTATTCCTGAAGCTATTCGAATAA